A window of Candidatus Saccharibacteria bacterium contains these coding sequences:
- the ruvX gene encoding Holliday junction resolvase RuvX, with the protein MASRVILAFDVGARRVGVARAVVPPRIAAGIRTLINDDAIRAELAALYAEEKPDVVVVGRPRNQAGETTAQTEVVEAWAEQYLEPLGVPVDWQDESLTSVHAERQLEASGKPYAKADIDRKAAELILIDYLEESEDR; encoded by the coding sequence ATGGCGAGTAGGGTCATACTCGCCTTCGACGTCGGAGCGCGTCGGGTGGGGGTGGCCCGCGCCGTCGTGCCGCCACGCATTGCGGCTGGCATCAGGACGCTTATCAACGATGATGCCATCAGGGCAGAGCTGGCAGCACTGTACGCCGAGGAGAAGCCTGATGTCGTCGTCGTCGGACGGCCGCGCAACCAGGCGGGTGAGACCACGGCGCAGACGGAAGTAGTGGAGGCCTGGGCAGAGCAATACCTGGAACCGCTGGGTGTGCCGGTGGATTGGCAGGATGAAAGCCTGACCTCGGTACATGCCGAACGCCAGCTGGAAGCAAGCGGGAAGCCATACGCCAAAGCCGACATCGACCGCAAAGCCGCAGAACTGATACTAATTGACTATCTGGAAGAATCGGAGGACCGCTAA
- the mltG gene encoding endolytic transglycosylase MltG gives MQPFNKEPEAGGVQYSLNQHMKPAPKRRWPWVVAGLTVVMLAAIGGSIFWYFEALKAPAASAKPELFTVKSGDSASAIAGRLHQQGLIRDTLAFQIALRLSGKAGNIKAGSYRLAASENATDIMEKLESGKVDVVNLQISPGITLDMVKTQFVGIGFRKDAVDAAFTKRYEHPLLKDRPGTATLEGYVFPDTYRIQLDEGPEVALKQVFDTFYKKLTAENAIDGAKARGLNLHQLVTLASIIEKEVSSAEDQAHVAQVFLKRMKEDMALGSDVTYMYAAKLMGVKATPELQSPYNTRLVKGLPPGPIANTRLGAIKAVLNPTPTEDLYFVAGDNGITYFSKTLAEHEANVSAHCQLGCQ, from the coding sequence ATGCAACCGTTCAACAAAGAGCCGGAAGCTGGCGGCGTCCAATATTCCCTGAACCAACACATGAAACCGGCCCCGAAGCGCCGCTGGCCGTGGGTGGTGGCCGGACTGACAGTGGTGATGCTGGCCGCTATCGGCGGGAGCATATTTTGGTATTTCGAAGCCCTCAAGGCGCCTGCTGCCTCGGCCAAGCCGGAACTGTTCACGGTCAAGAGCGGCGACTCGGCCAGTGCGATTGCCGGCCGGCTGCATCAGCAGGGGCTGATACGGGATACGTTGGCGTTTCAGATAGCCCTGCGGCTCAGTGGCAAGGCCGGCAATATCAAGGCGGGCAGCTACCGTCTTGCCGCCTCTGAAAATGCGACAGATATCATGGAAAAACTGGAGTCGGGCAAGGTGGATGTGGTAAACTTGCAGATTTCTCCTGGCATTACGCTTGATATGGTGAAGACGCAGTTCGTTGGAATCGGTTTCCGCAAAGATGCCGTCGATGCCGCCTTTACGAAGCGGTATGAACACCCGCTGCTGAAAGACCGTCCGGGCACAGCCACCCTGGAAGGGTATGTTTTCCCTGATACCTACCGGATCCAGCTGGATGAGGGGCCGGAAGTGGCACTCAAACAGGTGTTTGATACGTTCTATAAGAAGCTGACTGCCGAAAATGCGATTGACGGTGCCAAGGCCAGGGGTCTGAACCTGCATCAGCTGGTGACACTTGCTTCCATCATCGAGAAAGAGGTCAGCTCGGCAGAGGATCAGGCGCATGTGGCGCAGGTATTTTTGAAGCGCATGAAGGAAGATATGGCGCTTGGATCGGATGTTACCTACATGTATGCCGCCAAGCTGATGGGCGTCAAGGCGACGCCGGAGCTGCAATCCCCGTATAATACGCGCCTTGTCAAGGGGTTGCCGCCAGGGCCTATTGCCAATACCCGTCTCGGAGCCATCAAGGCAGTGCTTAATCCAACACCGACTGAAGACCTGTATTTCGTAGCCGGAGACAACGGAATCACGTACTTTTCTAAGACATTGGCAGAGCACGAAGCTAATGTTTCTGCACATTGTCAACTTGGTTGCCAATAG
- a CDS encoding LysM peptidoglycan-binding domain-containing protein, producing the protein MIVSVLSVNYQSATDSTEVFGVANAQAAAQEEGSIDQVSAAGLAATIAESADISVEANVANLSTSLNARTELAQSNEAYASKPQMVATTERNGVKTYKVKQGDNVQKVASAHRVSVDTLRWANNLTGDSLELGKELTIPTVDGVVYTVKNGDTVENLANKYKASRDRIVSFNDAELSGLRPGQQIVIPGGIVPETERPGYVPPRPTYSYGSFAGSASYTASSFTPVYGNNGYVHGYCTYYVASRISVPRNWGNAATWAYYAKASGWTVSSQPQAGAIAQRGGGLGHVAIVEEVSADGSQIRYSDMNGLAGFNRVGTSGWVPASSYPNYIYR; encoded by the coding sequence TTGATAGTCAGTGTCCTTTCCGTCAATTATCAAAGCGCCACCGACAGCACTGAAGTATTTGGCGTTGCCAATGCTCAGGCTGCCGCTCAAGAAGAAGGTTCAATCGATCAGGTTTCGGCCGCCGGACTTGCGGCTACTATTGCTGAGTCTGCGGATATCAGCGTTGAGGCGAATGTCGCCAACCTTTCTACCAGTCTGAACGCCCGCACTGAATTGGCCCAATCCAATGAGGCATATGCTTCAAAGCCGCAGATGGTGGCCACTACCGAGCGCAACGGTGTCAAGACGTACAAGGTCAAGCAGGGCGATAACGTCCAGAAGGTCGCCTCGGCCCATCGTGTCTCCGTTGACACGCTGCGCTGGGCCAATAACCTTACCGGCGACAGCCTTGAGCTTGGCAAAGAACTGACCATCCCAACCGTTGACGGCGTGGTATATACCGTCAAGAACGGCGACACCGTCGAAAACCTGGCCAATAAGTACAAGGCCAGCCGTGACCGTATCGTCAGCTTCAATGACGCTGAGCTGAGCGGTCTGCGCCCGGGCCAGCAGATCGTCATCCCCGGCGGCATCGTGCCAGAGACCGAGCGCCCCGGCTATGTACCACCCCGCCCGACCTACAGCTACGGCAGCTTTGCCGGCAGTGCTTCCTACACTGCCTCCAGCTTCACGCCGGTATATGGCAACAACGGCTACGTCCATGGCTACTGCACCTACTATGTCGCATCACGCATCTCCGTGCCACGCAACTGGGGCAACGCGGCTACCTGGGCCTACTACGCCAAGGCAAGCGGCTGGACGGTCAGCTCGCAGCCGCAGGCAGGTGCTATCGCCCAGCGCGGCGGCGGCCTCGGCCACGTGGCTATCGTCGAAGAAGTGTCTGCGGATGGTTCCCAGATCCGGTACTCGGATATGAATGGCCTGGCCGGCTTCAACCGGGTCGGCACCAGTGGCTGGGTACCAGCTTCCAGCTATCCGAATTACATCTACCGATAA
- the obgE gene encoding GTPase ObgE, whose amino-acid sequence MSFVDSAKIMVTAGKGGDGVVSFRHEIYVDKGGPDGGDGGRGGDVVFVASRNVNTLDDFRYKQEIKAEDGEAGSKRRRHGKSGRDVTVKVPVGTAIVNDETGETMADLAEDEASVVLAKGGRGGFGNAHFTSSTRQAPRVAELGEEGEVFELRLELKLLADVGLVGLPNAGKSTFLSSVSHARPEVADYPFTTLVPHLGVATIDETSLLIADIPGLIEGASEGKGLGDRFLRHVERTAVLLHLIDAYSNDAAETYQTIRRELAAYGAHLAERPEVIALTKTEGLDDDIIAMQQDAIRDVAGKDAEIFAISSHSGHGVKEVLRLLRRHVETVRKAEAERLAAEKAEQAMAVIELDDRQQDEAWQVREEDGAYIVTGAKIERFAARTDFANIHGVIRLRDILRKMGIRHELERMDASPTATIYIGDARKYRLTMEDME is encoded by the coding sequence ATGAGTTTTGTTGATAGCGCTAAGATCATGGTAACGGCCGGCAAGGGCGGCGACGGTGTCGTCAGCTTCAGGCATGAGATTTATGTCGATAAGGGCGGTCCGGATGGTGGCGACGGCGGCCGGGGTGGCGATGTCGTCTTTGTGGCCAGCCGAAATGTCAATACGCTTGATGATTTCCGCTACAAGCAGGAAATCAAGGCCGAGGATGGCGAAGCTGGTTCTAAGCGCCGGCGCCACGGTAAGAGTGGCCGCGATGTGACGGTCAAGGTGCCGGTCGGCACGGCTATTGTCAATGACGAGACAGGCGAAACGATGGCCGACCTGGCCGAAGATGAAGCTTCGGTGGTATTGGCAAAAGGCGGTCGCGGTGGTTTTGGGAACGCCCACTTTACTTCGTCGACCCGCCAGGCGCCCCGCGTCGCTGAGCTGGGCGAAGAAGGTGAGGTCTTTGAGTTGCGGCTGGAGCTGAAGTTACTGGCGGATGTCGGACTGGTCGGCTTGCCGAACGCCGGTAAGTCTACGTTCCTCAGTTCTGTCAGCCATGCCCGGCCAGAAGTGGCCGACTATCCGTTCACCACGTTGGTGCCGCATCTTGGCGTGGCGACCATCGATGAGACTTCGTTATTGATTGCAGATATTCCAGGTTTGATCGAGGGAGCCAGCGAGGGCAAGGGGCTGGGCGACCGTTTCCTGCGCCACGTGGAGCGTACAGCGGTGCTGCTTCATCTGATCGATGCCTACTCCAATGACGCCGCCGAAACATATCAGACTATCCGGCGGGAACTGGCGGCGTACGGCGCCCATTTGGCAGAGCGCCCGGAGGTGATCGCCCTGACCAAGACCGAAGGGCTGGATGACGACATCATCGCCATGCAGCAGGATGCTATCCGTGACGTTGCCGGCAAAGATGCGGAAATATTCGCGATTTCCTCACACAGCGGTCACGGTGTCAAAGAAGTGCTGCGTCTGTTGCGTCGACATGTCGAAACTGTCCGCAAAGCCGAGGCGGAGCGGCTCGCCGCCGAGAAGGCCGAGCAGGCAATGGCCGTGATCGAGCTTGACGACCGTCAGCAGGACGAGGCCTGGCAGGTACGCGAGGAAGACGGTGCCTACATCGTGACCGGCGCCAAGATTGAGCGTTTTGCCGCCCGCACCGACTTCGCCAATATCCATGGCGTCATCCGCCTGCGCGATATCCTGCGCAAGATGGGCATTCGTCACGAGCTGGAGCGCATGGACGCCTCACCGACGGCTACCATCTACATCGGTGATGCCCGGAAGTACCGGCTGACCATGGAGGATATGGAATAG
- the sbcB gene encoding exodeoxyribonuclease I, producing the protein MAASPSLFFYDLETSGTDPRKQRIMQFAGQRTDLDLNLIGEPFNLMVALTDEVLPDPQAIMITGISPQKTQEEGYSEAEFLRIFQQDICVPGTTMLGFNSVRFDDEFMRHTLYRNFYDAYEWSWKDGCSRWDLLDVVRMTRALRPDGIKWPVTPEGAPTNRLELLTKENGLTHEHAHDALSDVLALIDVARLIRQKQPKLYDYLFKMRAKKCVEDLVNPQNPQPFVYTSGRYPKETLHTTVAFPLSLSNYPGTIIVYDLRHDPADWADKSVEELRSLRFVKWEDRQKPEYKPFPAKELGCNKCPAVAPMGTFDAAAQERLGLSLETIEKHKTALIKTGLAQKLQQVFAREKAERGETDCDGALYDGFIGEGDKTKMRAVRAADRSNIASLKLDFNDNRLASLLPRYKARNYPQTLSSEEKFAWEEYRTARLQADAPGFLKQMQELAKQVSEEQDDNKAFLLQELQLWFESIMPVDD; encoded by the coding sequence ATGGCAGCATCCCCATCATTATTCTTCTACGACCTCGAGACCAGTGGCACCGATCCGCGCAAGCAGCGCATCATGCAGTTCGCCGGCCAGCGCACCGACCTTGACCTCAATCTTATCGGCGAACCGTTCAACCTGATGGTCGCCCTGACCGACGAGGTGTTGCCCGACCCGCAAGCCATCATGATTACCGGCATCTCACCGCAGAAGACGCAGGAAGAAGGCTATAGCGAAGCGGAGTTCCTCCGCATCTTCCAGCAGGACATCTGCGTGCCGGGTACTACCATGCTCGGTTTCAACAGCGTACGGTTTGACGATGAGTTCATGCGCCATACGTTGTACCGCAACTTTTACGATGCCTACGAATGGAGCTGGAAGGACGGCTGCTCGCGCTGGGATCTGCTTGATGTCGTGCGCATGACCCGGGCACTACGGCCGGACGGCATCAAGTGGCCGGTGACGCCTGAAGGTGCGCCAACTAACCGCCTCGAGCTGCTGACAAAAGAGAACGGCCTGACGCATGAGCATGCCCACGATGCGCTCAGTGATGTACTGGCCCTGATCGACGTCGCCCGTCTCATCCGGCAGAAGCAGCCCAAACTGTATGATTATCTGTTTAAGATGCGGGCCAAGAAGTGTGTGGAAGATCTGGTAAATCCGCAGAATCCGCAGCCGTTCGTCTACACTTCCGGCCGGTATCCCAAGGAGACGCTGCACACTACTGTGGCTTTCCCGTTATCTTTAAGTAATTACCCCGGCACCATCATCGTCTATGACCTGCGTCACGACCCGGCGGATTGGGCCGATAAATCAGTGGAAGAACTGCGCAGTCTCCGTTTTGTCAAATGGGAAGACCGCCAGAAGCCGGAGTATAAGCCGTTCCCCGCCAAAGAATTGGGGTGCAACAAGTGTCCGGCCGTAGCGCCCATGGGCACATTCGATGCGGCGGCGCAGGAGCGGTTGGGGCTGAGCCTGGAAACTATCGAAAAGCACAAGACGGCGCTCATCAAGACCGGCCTCGCGCAGAAGTTACAGCAGGTGTTCGCGCGTGAGAAGGCCGAGCGGGGCGAGACTGACTGTGACGGTGCTCTGTATGACGGCTTCATCGGCGAAGGCGACAAGACCAAAATGCGTGCCGTCCGGGCAGCTGACCGTTCAAACATTGCCAGTCTGAAGCTGGATTTTAATGACAATCGGCTTGCTAGCCTGCTGCCGCGCTACAAAGCCCGTAACTATCCGCAGACACTCAGCTCGGAAGAAAAATTTGCCTGGGAAGAGTACCGCACCGCCCGGCTGCAGGCTGATGCGCCAGGCTTCCTGAAACAGATGCAGGAGCTGGCCAAGCAGGTGTCGGAAGAGCAGGACGACAACAAGGCCTTTTTGCTGCAAGAACTGCAGCTCTGGTTTGAGAGCATCATGCCCGTCGATGACTAA
- the uvrA gene encoding excinuclease ABC subunit UvrA, translating into MPENIVVRGARENNLKDIDVEIPRDKLVVITGLSGSGKSSLAFDTIYAEGQRRYVESLSSYARQFLGLMEKPDVDQIDGLSPAISIDQKSTSRNPRSTVATVTEIYDYLRLLFARIGVPHCPIDGKPVERRTPESIVDSIIGCPDGTRLMILAPIINDKKGEFSHVPEQYQRAGFARARVDGVVYSLDEWPELDKKYKHSIEIVVDRIATSQENAGRVSQSVEQALQIADGVVMVQNADTGDMNTYSQRYACVDHPDIAIPELAPRLFSFNSPHGACPVCTGLGNRLEVDPELVFNAGLTIAEGAIRPFNRVNTDAWYMKKLAAVGESHGFSLHVPVRDLDDEAREKILYGTGRQAYSVQLGNGRYFDTTYEGVIPNLERRHKETDSEFMRRDIERFMRERECHVCDGKRLKPEALAVTVHGFSIMDVCSMSVDDALELFEGGLSMTEQERFIAKQILREINARLGFMKNVGLNYLSLLRAANTLSGGEAQRIRLATQIGSGLQGVLYVLDEPSIGLHQRDNDRLIDTLKHLRDLGNSVLVVEHDEDTIRQADYLLDIGPGAGVHGGNVIAAGTPQEVARHKDSITGKYLSGKEGIAVPKKRRPGNGKTIEIIGAREHNLKNVSVSFPLGKLTVVSGVSGSGKSTLVNDILAKELAARLHRAQEVAGKHDSIQGIEQLDKVIVIDQSPIGRTPRSNPATYTGLFTPIRDLFASMPEANIRGYKAGRFSFNVKGGRCENCQGDGVIKIEMHFLPDVYVTCEVCHGKRYNREALEIHYKQKTIADVLDMTVEDAAKFFENLPAIARKLETLVEVGLGYIKLGQPANTFSGGEAQRIKLATELSRRATGKTLYILDEPTTGLHSADVKKLLHVLQALVDTGNSMVIIEHNLDVVKSADHIIDMGPEGGEGGGTVVATGTPEEITKVSASYTGTYLKPLL; encoded by the coding sequence ATGCCTGAGAATATTGTGGTTCGCGGAGCCCGCGAAAATAATCTTAAAGATATAGATGTGGAAATTCCACGTGACAAACTGGTGGTAATTACCGGTTTGTCGGGGTCGGGAAAGTCAAGCCTGGCCTTTGATACTATTTATGCCGAAGGACAACGGCGGTACGTCGAGAGCCTGAGCAGCTATGCCCGGCAGTTCCTCGGCCTGATGGAAAAGCCGGATGTCGACCAGATTGACGGCCTGAGTCCGGCCATTTCCATCGACCAGAAATCAACCAGCCGCAACCCGCGCTCGACCGTGGCAACCGTCACGGAAATTTATGATTACCTGCGCCTGCTGTTTGCGCGCATTGGCGTGCCGCACTGCCCGATTGATGGCAAGCCGGTCGAGCGCCGGACGCCGGAATCAATCGTTGACAGCATAATCGGCTGCCCTGACGGCACGCGCCTGATGATCCTGGCGCCGATTATCAACGACAAGAAGGGTGAGTTCAGTCATGTCCCCGAGCAGTACCAGCGCGCCGGTTTTGCCCGCGCCCGCGTGGACGGCGTCGTCTACAGCCTGGACGAATGGCCGGAGCTTGATAAAAAATACAAGCACAGCATTGAAATTGTCGTTGACCGTATCGCTACCAGCCAGGAAAATGCCGGCCGCGTCAGCCAATCGGTGGAACAGGCGCTGCAGATTGCTGATGGCGTGGTAATGGTACAGAACGCCGACACGGGTGACATGAACACCTACAGCCAGCGCTACGCCTGTGTCGACCACCCCGACATCGCCATTCCGGAATTGGCACCCCGCCTGTTCAGCTTCAACTCACCGCACGGTGCCTGCCCGGTCTGTACCGGCCTCGGCAACCGTCTTGAAGTCGACCCGGAGCTGGTCTTTAACGCCGGCCTGACCATCGCCGAGGGCGCCATCCGGCCGTTCAACCGCGTCAATACCGACGCCTGGTATATGAAGAAACTGGCTGCCGTCGGCGAGAGCCACGGCTTCAGCCTGCATGTACCGGTGCGCGACCTTGATGACGAAGCCCGCGAAAAAATCCTGTACGGCACCGGCCGCCAGGCCTACAGCGTCCAGCTGGGCAACGGCCGTTATTTTGACACTACCTACGAAGGCGTCATTCCCAACCTCGAGCGCCGCCACAAAGAGACCGACAGCGAATTCATGCGCCGCGACATCGAGCGCTTCATGCGCGAGCGCGAGTGCCACGTCTGCGACGGCAAGCGTCTCAAGCCCGAAGCGCTGGCAGTGACCGTCCACGGTTTTTCCATCATGGATGTCTGTTCGATGAGCGTTGATGACGCACTGGAGCTGTTTGAGGGCGGCCTGTCCATGACGGAGCAGGAGCGGTTCATTGCCAAGCAGATTCTGCGCGAAATCAATGCCCGCCTGGGCTTTATGAAGAACGTCGGCTTGAACTATCTGTCCTTGCTGCGGGCCGCCAACACTTTGTCCGGCGGCGAGGCGCAGCGCATCCGCCTGGCGACGCAGATCGGTTCTGGTCTGCAAGGTGTGCTGTATGTGCTTGATGAACCGTCGATCGGCCTGCACCAGCGCGATAACGACCGGCTGATTGATACCCTGAAGCACCTGCGCGACCTTGGCAACTCAGTCCTGGTGGTAGAGCACGACGAAGATACTATCCGCCAGGCCGACTACTTGCTGGACATCGGTCCGGGCGCCGGCGTGCACGGTGGCAACGTCATCGCGGCCGGAACGCCACAGGAGGTGGCCCGGCACAAGGACAGTATCACCGGCAAATACCTGAGCGGCAAAGAAGGCATTGCCGTGCCAAAGAAGCGCCGCCCGGGCAATGGCAAGACCATCGAGATCATCGGCGCCCGCGAGCATAACCTCAAGAACGTCTCCGTCTCATTCCCACTGGGCAAACTGACTGTCGTCAGCGGCGTCAGCGGCTCCGGTAAATCAACCCTGGTTAACGACATTCTGGCCAAAGAGCTGGCCGCCCGCCTGCACCGCGCCCAGGAAGTGGCCGGCAAGCACGATAGCATCCAGGGCATCGAGCAGCTCGACAAAGTCATCGTCATCGACCAGTCGCCAATCGGCCGCACGCCGCGCTCCAACCCGGCTACCTACACCGGCCTGTTCACGCCCATCCGCGACCTGTTTGCCAGCATGCCCGAAGCCAACATCCGCGGCTACAAGGCCGGCCGTTTCAGCTTTAACGTCAAGGGCGGCCGCTGCGAGAACTGCCAGGGTGATGGCGTCATCAAGATCGAGATGCACTTCTTGCCGGACGTCTACGTAACCTGCGAGGTCTGTCATGGCAAGCGCTATAACCGTGAAGCGCTGGAGATTCATTACAAGCAGAAGACCATTGCCGACGTCCTGGATATGACCGTCGAAGATGCCGCAAAGTTCTTTGAGAACCTGCCTGCGATCGCCCGCAAATTAGAGACCCTGGTAGAGGTGGGCTTGGGATACATCAAGCTTGGCCAGCCGGCCAACACCTTCAGCGGTGGCGAAGCGCAGCGCATCAAGCTGGCTACCGAACTGAGCCGCCGGGCTACCGGCAAGACGCTGTATATCCTTGACGAGCCGACCACCGGCCTGCACTCGGCGGATGTCAAAAAGCTGCTGCACGTCCTGCAGGCACTGGTTGATACCGGTAACAGCATGGTCATCATCGAGCACAACCTGGATGTGGTAAAGTCAGCCGACCACATCATCGACATGGGCCCAGAAGGTGGTGAAGGTGGCGGCACTGTCGTCGCTACCGGCACGCCTGAGGAAATCACCAAGGTGTCCGCTTCGTACACCGGCACATACCTGAAACCGCTGCTATAA
- a CDS encoding DedA family protein — MLPGVELTELIRAVGIFGLMAIVFAESGILLGFFLPGDTLLFTAGFLAHQGVLGVSVEMLAGLLFLSAVVGDSVGYAFGKRVGPRIFRKEDSLFFHREYIERAEKFYEKYGAITIVLARFVPVVRTFAPVVAGVGRMNYSRFLAFNVIGGLLWAVGLVYLGYYAGEFFESRGIEIDHFILPIIGLAMLITVASPLTHLLSNKKSRAQLTSKLKRRR; from the coding sequence ATGTTACCAGGTGTAGAACTTACTGAACTTATCCGTGCCGTTGGCATCTTTGGCCTGATGGCTATCGTATTCGCCGAATCCGGCATCCTGCTCGGCTTCTTTTTGCCGGGCGACACCCTCTTATTTACTGCCGGCTTCCTGGCCCATCAGGGCGTGCTGGGCGTCAGCGTCGAGATGCTGGCCGGGCTGCTGTTCCTTTCGGCCGTCGTCGGCGACAGCGTCGGCTACGCCTTTGGCAAGCGCGTCGGACCGCGTATCTTCCGCAAGGAAGACTCGCTGTTCTTTCACCGCGAATATATCGAGCGCGCCGAGAAGTTTTATGAAAAATACGGTGCCATCACCATTGTCCTGGCGCGGTTCGTGCCGGTCGTGCGTACGTTCGCGCCTGTCGTCGCCGGCGTCGGCCGCATGAATTACTCCCGCTTCCTGGCGTTCAACGTCATCGGCGGCTTGCTGTGGGCTGTCGGCCTGGTGTACCTCGGCTACTACGCCGGTGAGTTCTTTGAGAGCCGCGGCATCGAGATTGATCACTTCATCCTGCCGATCATCGGCCTGGCCATGCTGATTACGGTAGCGTCACCGCTGACGCATCTGCTTAGCAATAAGAAGAGCCGCGCCCAGCTGACCTCAAAACTGAAGCGCCGTCGCTAG
- a CDS encoding 50S ribosomal protein L25 has protein sequence MSHENVVLSVEHRDPAAASAKHLLQQGTVPGVVYDHGKTSHVQVNDFDLLKALRIVGRSQPLEIDVDGKKHLAMIKQVDRHPVRHTFRHVAFQAVRAGEKVTASVPIELQFDEGNDASPAERAGLIVLRAVEAVEVKAKATELPEALYVNGEKLVAAGDQLTLGDITLPRGVEFADHEADMGLTIASAYEPSAVAAANDAAGGEEDADAESVEAENGSDTAEEAKTETK, from the coding sequence ATGAGCCATGAAAACGTCGTATTAAGCGTAGAGCACCGCGACCCGGCGGCCGCCAGCGCAAAACATCTATTACAACAGGGAACCGTGCCGGGAGTCGTCTATGACCACGGCAAGACCAGTCATGTGCAGGTCAATGACTTTGATCTGCTGAAAGCACTCCGCATCGTCGGCCGGTCCCAACCGCTGGAGATTGATGTCGACGGCAAGAAGCACCTGGCGATGATCAAGCAGGTCGACCGCCACCCCGTGCGCCACACTTTCCGCCACGTCGCCTTCCAAGCTGTCCGTGCCGGTGAGAAGGTGACGGCCAGCGTACCGATCGAACTGCAGTTCGATGAAGGTAATGATGCCTCTCCGGCCGAGCGTGCCGGTTTGATCGTGCTGCGCGCCGTGGAGGCCGTCGAGGTCAAAGCCAAGGCGACCGAGCTGCCGGAAGCCCTATACGTCAACGGCGAGAAGCTGGTGGCCGCGGGCGACCAGCTGACCCTGGGCGACATTACGCTGCCGCGTGGCGTGGAGTTTGCCGACCATGAAGCCGATATGGGTCTGACCATCGCCAGCGCCTACGAGCCAAGCGCCGTGGCTGCTGCCAATGATGCCGCCGGCGGCGAGGAGGATGCTGACGCTGAAAGCGTGGAAGCCGAGAACGGCAGCGACACCGCCGAAGAAGCCAAGACCGAGACCAAATAA